ATATTACCGACCGACCCCGACGGTATGATCACAACTTGTTTTTTGTCCTTTATGAACGGGATCAGATCAGCAACCAGGTCGTTGTAAAGCAGGCGGGCGTTACCCTTGTAATTTGGCGAATTTCCGGCTAACCGTTCTCTGAAATCGGCTGAGCGGTTTCTAAAGCTGATCGCCCAATTATTATATTGATCACCAACCAACCAGTCTTTAGGATAGAAGACTCGCAGATTGCAGACTTGCCCATCCGAAAGGTCGGTCCGATGGGTCAGCAACTTCGTTATTGGGGAGGACGGGACAAGATCGGTATCGTCTTTCGTTAATACAAAGGTTGCGTCCAGAAAATCGTTGTTTGTCGTGTACTCGATAAAAGCAGTGTTGCTATCGGGCAAAAGGGCGCACATTTGTGAAATATCTATATTTTGCGGCCGAATCGGTTGCTTACCTCTTTCATTGTCGAAAGCGATATTCGCCTGCCATTCTTCTTTGGCAAGACGTGCTGTCCGCAACTGGCGTCCTAATTGGGCAACCGACGGATCTGTACTATCGGCTTGCTTGGTCTGTAAAAGTTTTTGATTGAGCAGATTTAATTGGTCGTTAAGCCGCTTTTCTTCTGCCGTATCTACGGCAGACAGGACGCGCCGCCGGTGATTTTTGTGACGATCCATCAGATTGCGAAGCGCCAATGATTTCATAGCTTCGTGCGTTTCCAACATCTCTGCCGCGAGTCCTAATTTATACAGCACTTCCATTTTTACACGGTAGCTGCCGATCAAACTCTCAAAGTAACGACTGCTGTCCAGCGGATCGCCGATCGGCTGATAATAGAGATCTTCGGCGATCTTAATGCTTTCATTCACGACGGGCAATACTTCGGAGTACCGCCCGAGTGCTGCAAAACAAAACACTTTTCTGTCGAGCACTTCCCGCAATTCCTGCCGGTCACCTATCTCACGAAATATCCGGGCGGCCTCGTCGGCCGTTTCGATAGAACTTTCGAGCTTTGCTATGTCTTCAGCGGTCGCCACTCGGCCCAAAACTTTTGCGAATTCCCGCCCCGCGTTGAATTGATTCGTTGCAATATTATTCAAAACCACTGCATACAAACGCCGGTAATTGGAATCTTTCAAACGGATCCGCAGCGGTTCAAAATAACTCATTGCCTTTTCGAGATATTGCGGCAATTTATCCTGATTTTGATAGACCAGTCCGATCTCTTTGAGCGTCGTCAATTCACCTTCTTCATCGCCGATCTTGCGGGAGATCGCCAGACTACGTTCAAGAAGATCTAAAGCGGGCTTGCAGTTTGAATAGACGCCTTGGTCAATAGTTTTTGGAAATATAGCTTTGCCGTTTTCCAATCTGCCCAAAAACCGCAAAGTAAGCGCGATGTTTATTTCATCATTTGTCTTTTCAAAGACTTCGAGAGCGTCTGTAAGCAGCATTTCGCCATCTTCGACCTTGCCGACACGCCAGTAAAACTGACCGAGAAAGGCCCAAGCCCTCGCCTCTTCGCGCTTGTCTTTGGCAGCGACCGCCAATTTTTCGGCTTGGCGAAAATACCGCATCGCCGGAGCATACTCCGCCCAGGTATAGGAGATCTGCCCGAGCAGATTATTAGCCCTCGCCTGCGCCGAGAGATCGCCGGCCCGCTCATCAAGAGCAATGGCTGACTTAAAATTTCGCTCGGCATCTGATCTCTCGCCACGTTGCCGCGCCGCTTCGCCATTGACCACAAACGACGAAACACCCTGCGCCCATAGGTTTACACAAGCGAAGACGAGAAACGCCGAAAAAACTAACAATTGTGGCGCTTTGGTCGCCATACGCTACAGTTCCTCGTCGATCAGTTTATCCGCGATCACCGGTCAAAAGCAAAATTGCCCCGAATGTAGATACACGCATCAAATACATCCGGTTTGTCTCGGTCCAATTTCAGCTTTTTTAATCTAATGGTAGCCGACAGGTAAATTTTACACTCTTTATGATGTAGGCGGGGAGCCTCGGCTATCTGAAACACGACATTTTTGCAATATTTGCCCGTATCTCCGACACTTTTCCCACGAACTTACGGGCAAATGGGTTGAACGCGGACCGTGTGGTGCGTTGCATTACGCAGTCCACGTTCGACCCGATGTCATTGCGAGTTAAGTTCTGGTGGCGAGATATGGAATAATTGCAACGACCCGATAAATGTCGTTAAGCGAAATACTGGACACCGATGAATTGCTGAGGTTGTACGCCGGGGCGGCAACGGGTGCGGAGTCTGCCCAAATTTTGAAAGTATTGATCGAGGACCACGCATTACCGGTCATCAAACGTGTATTGCGGACTAAGATGCTCTCGGCAATATGTGAAGGTTCGTGGTACTCGGAACGTGATTTCGAAGATCTTTGCAGCCAGGCGAGCTTGCAAATGATCGAACGACTTACGGCCGAGAACTATGTCCGAAACGGAAACATCGAGGTATTTGATATCGGCTCGTATGCGGCAGTGGTCGCATTTAATACCTGGCACGCACTGCTCGCCGAACGCTCGCCCCATTGGCAGAGCCTAAAAAATAAGATCCGATACGCCACCGGAAAAGATTCGGAGATAGAAAAGTCAAGTATTAATGGCACGAGCCACGTACGACTGCGGACAAATGGTAACTATCCGACCCAATTGGACGTGAAACAGATCATCAGCTCGATCGAAGCCGATGTGGCCGGATTTAGAACACTCGACCTGCCCCATCTGATCAAAGAGATCTTGACGTGTGCCGCCGGCAGTTTGCGGCTAAACGAGCTAGTTTCGATCGCCGCCGGGCTGCGGAGTGTCGCGGATCAGTATGAGGTCCCTTTCGAAACCGCTTTCGAAACCGAGATCGCCTTAAACGACAATTTACAAGGATCGATGGAAACGCGAGACGAACTAAGATCGATATGGCTCGAGATCGCCGATTTGCCCATCAATCAGCGGACCGCACTGCTATACAATCTCCGCGACGAGAGCGGAACCGAAATGCTATTTGTGCTCTTTAACAGCCGCATTGCCAAACTTGGTGACCTGGCCGAAGCGTTGGGACTCTCGCCCCAAGAATGTGCCCATATTCTCCCATTGTTGCCGCTCGAGGATAAGTTGATCGCCGAGAGAATGGGGATAACTGCAAAACAGGTCTCGAATCTGCGAAAGGTGGCTCGCGAAAACCTTCGCCGCCGCCTCGCCGGCAAGCCGAGTCGAAAAAGGAGTAATTCCGACCGGGAAAGGGCCTGATACGTCCGCCAAAACGAGGTGATATGCAACATCCCGAAAGATCAACATTAGTGGACTACGCCGAACGCCGCCTTGACGTACGGGCGATCAGTGACGTCATTCTCCACCTTGACCAGTGTCCCGAGTGCTTTGAGGTAGTTGAAACATCGACGTCCCGGAGCAAACAACTCATCGATCTCCAATTTGCCGACAGCGAGCGTGACGCCTTTCATCTAAGTTACGCCGAACACCTGGAGCCATTTGTTGACGAAACCGCTGACGCCGTCACGCGAGAGATCGTCGAAACGCACACGGATAGTTGTTCGGCCTGCGCCTTTCAACTTCGCGAACTGCGAGAATTTGCTGAAACATTGCGTCTGCACGAGATCGAACGCCAAGCAAAACAGCCGCTGGGACTAATCGCCGCGATCCGTACCTGGGCCGGAAGTTTATCGCACAATCGTGCTTTACGCCTTGTGCTGCCCGCGGCGGCACTGCTTTTGATCGGGATGGCTGCATTTCTGTATCAACGGACGCTCCCTGAACCCGAATTGACCGCCGAACCCGTGGCCAATGTGTCACCCGCATCGTCGGACGACGCAAAGGTCGAGCCAGTGGCCGATACAGATACCGCCGAGGTCGCCGACGGCAACCCGAGTGATGCAAGCACCACTCTGAAATTAAGAGCGATCGAGCCCAAAATTGATCGCGCTGAAATAAAGGCCGTCGATATCGTCGGAAAAGCTCCCGTCGCTCCGAG
This is a stretch of genomic DNA from Chloracidobacterium sp.. It encodes these proteins:
- a CDS encoding CHAT domain-containing protein, whose amino-acid sequence is MATKAPQLLVFSAFLVFACVNLWAQGVSSFVVNGEAARQRGERSDAERNFKSAIALDERAGDLSAQARANNLLGQISYTWAEYAPAMRYFRQAEKLAVAAKDKREEARAWAFLGQFYWRVGKVEDGEMLLTDALEVFEKTNDEINIALTLRFLGRLENGKAIFPKTIDQGVYSNCKPALDLLERSLAISRKIGDEEGELTTLKEIGLVYQNQDKLPQYLEKAMSYFEPLRIRLKDSNYRRLYAVVLNNIATNQFNAGREFAKVLGRVATAEDIAKLESSIETADEAARIFREIGDRQELREVLDRKVFCFAALGRYSEVLPVVNESIKIAEDLYYQPIGDPLDSSRYFESLIGSYRVKMEVLYKLGLAAEMLETHEAMKSLALRNLMDRHKNHRRRVLSAVDTAEEKRLNDQLNLLNQKLLQTKQADSTDPSVAQLGRQLRTARLAKEEWQANIAFDNERGKQPIRPQNIDISQMCALLPDSNTAFIEYTTNNDFLDATFVLTKDDTDLVPSSPITKLLTHRTDLSDGQVCNLRVFYPKDWLVGDQYNNWAISFRNRSADFRERLAGNSPNYKGNARLLYNDLVADLIPFIKDKKQVVIIPSGSVGNIPFQALINENGRFLIEDLSISYAPSLNALARMRANRLNREDFKFEGDFLAFGNPKLSSEAVANLRSRYRGGQIESLPDAETEVKTIGKFYPKGRTYVGAKATEGVWRSEAPKYRILHLATHGISDGQKPLFSHLLLAGDRADDGLIEAREIADMTLNAEMVVLSACETARGRDINGEGMVGLAWSFAAAGVPSVIASTWNVDSAATADFMVDYYRALNDPADISKSEAIRSSAIKRIGDAKTRHPFYWAGFSLYGDWDH